In Quercus robur chromosome 10, dhQueRobu3.1, whole genome shotgun sequence, a genomic segment contains:
- the LOC126702869 gene encoding probably inactive leucine-rich repeat receptor-like protein kinase At5g48380 gives MTLNARVFAALFHIFTCLFLDILEISNGVQSDIDCLKSIKHSLEDPYGYLNTSWNFNNNTEGFICKFTGVDCWHPDENKVLNLRLSDMGLMGRFPRGIKNCTSLTGLDLSNNELSGPLPFDIAELVPCVTTLNLSSNKFSGEIPMSLSNCTYLNVLILDHNHLTGEIPPELGHLIRLKQFNVSNNMLSGVVPYFGPNTSITADSFVNNSKLCGAPYLEPCSTPKQRRKFDFSFKGGFQVGYAVSAVSVITIFMFRSHYVACMNDKQSSKNKNEEADQVNQLPTKGLLLEGSKKNSQLEGMVIRMNFTELREATNNFCTDNVIGLGKIGVMYKAILPNGSPLAVKRLHGCQSFDKQFMCELLALGKWRHNNIVPLLGFCKERKEKLLVYQYISNGNLYDWLYAKEGNNRILEWSLRIQIAIGVARGLAWLHHKWDLKVVHLNLSSDSILLDNNFVPKISNFGGAKISSSEGIMFIDSNDTHSSNSSFVDFGVWDLGFVKKDVYDFGILLLELIIGKEHIQINNYLNNSNGSLVDWITHLFTSSSDLYNVIDKSLIDRGFDSEIFEFHRIACTCLNPFPSKRPTMFELYNTISTLGERCSLTNDSEILRQSEIATASTSNEIV, from the exons ATGACTCTTAATGCCAGAGTATTCGCAGCTCTTTTTCACATATTTACTTGCTTATTTCTAGATATTCTTGAAATAAGCAATGGCGTACAGAGTGATATCGACTGCTTGAAGTCAATTAAACATTCGCTTGAAGACCCATACGGCTACCTTAATACTTCATGGAACTTCAATAACAATACCGAAGGTTTCATCTGCAAATTTACTGGGGTCGATTGCTGGCACCCCGATGAGAATAAGGTCTTAAATCTCAGACTAAGCGACATGGGGCTCATGGGCCGGTTCCCTCGGGGCATTAAAAACTGCACAAGTCTAACAGGGTTAGACCTTTCCAATAATGAGCTTTCTGGACCCCTCCCATTTGACATAGCAGAGTTAGTCCCCTGTGTCACGACTCTCAACCTCTCCAGCAACAAATTTTCTGGCGAAATTCCAATGAGCTTATCCAATTGCACTTATCTAAATGTCCTTATACTTGACCACAATCATCTAACTGGTGAAATCCCTCCGGAATTAGGCCACCTCATTCGTTTGAAACAATTCAATGTTTCTAACAATATGTTGTCAGGGGTTGTCCCTTACTTTGGTCCCAATACCTCTATTACAGCCGATAGCTTTGTTAACAACTCGAAACTTTGTGGAGCGCCTTATTTGGAACCCTGTTCAACTCCAAAGCAAAGAAGGAAGTTCGATTTTTCATTCAAAGGTGGGTTTCAAGTTGGTTACGCGGTTTCTGCAGTTTCAGTAATAACTATTTTTATGTTCCGGTCCCATTATGTGGCTTGCATGAACGACAAGCAAAGTAGTAAGAACAAGAATGAAGAAGCTGATCAAGTTAACCAGCTGCCAACTAAAGGGCTCCTGCTAGAAGGGAGCAAAAAG AATTCTCAGCTGGAGGGAATGGTTATTAGAATGAACTTTACAGAACTCAGAGAGGCAACTAACAATTTCTGCACAGACAATGTGATTGGACTGGGAAAGATCGGGGTGATGTACAAGGCAATCCTTCCAAATGGTTCACCCCTTGCAGTTAAGAGGTTACATGGTTGTCAATCATTTGACAAACAATTCATGTGTGAGTTATTGGCTCTGGGCAAATGGAGGCACAATAACATAGTTCCCCTCTTGGGATTCTGcaaagagaggaaagaaaagcTCCTAGTGTACCAATATATATCGAATGGCAATCTTTATGATTGGCTATATGCAAAGGAAGGCAACAATAGGATCTTGGAATGGTCTTTGAGGATTCAAATTGCAATTGGGGTAGCAAGAGGCTTGGCATGGCTTCACCACAAGTGGGATTTGAAAGTAGTACATCTTAACTTGAGTTCAGactctattttacttgataATAATTTTGTGCCTAAGATATCAAATTTTGGAGGGGCAAAAATATCAAGTTCTGAAGGAATAATGTttattgattcaaatgacaCTCACTCAAGTAATAGCTCTTTTGTAGACTTTGGggtttgggatttgggttttgttaaaAAGGATGTGTATGACTTTGGAATTCTGCTTTTGGAGCTAATTATAGGAAAGGAACACATTCAAATCAACAATTATTTGAACAATTCAAATGGGAGTTTAGTTGATTGGATTACTCATCTTTTCACTTCTTCGTCTGATCTCTACAATGTCATTGATAAATCTCTGATTGATAGAGGATTTGATAGTGAAATCTTTGAATTCCATAGAATTGCATGTACCTGTCTTAACCCTTTTCCAAGTAAAAGGCCAACAATGTTTGAATTGTACAATACAATAAGTACTCTTGGGGAGAGGTGCAGTCTTACAAATGATTCTGAGATCTTGAGGCAATCGGAAATTGCAACAGCAAGTACTTCAAATGAAATTGTTTAG